From the Triticum urartu cultivar G1812 chromosome 4, Tu2.1, whole genome shotgun sequence genome, the window TGCCTCCCATGGACGTTGCCATTGCGATGGACATGGTAATGGAGGTAGCCCTTTTCCGGCACATCCTGCCGGCCTCTTGCTGGAAGGCTATGAGGTGGCTAAACATCGGCCCAGAGAGAAAGCTCGATGCGGCGCACACGGTGCTACGAGGGTTCGTCACAGATATGATCAAGAAGAAGATTAACAGAGGCTGTATTGGTAATGAAGAGGAGCAAGAAAGTGCAGATATTCTATCTGCCTACATCAACGATCCAGACTATGCCGATGTTGAATTGCTCCATGCGATGCTCCTCGCCTTTATGCTCGCTGGGAAGGACACAATTGGCGTGACCTTGATATGGACCTTCTACAAGCTCGCCCAGAATCCTAAGATTGCGTCAATCATCCGCAGTGAACTCTCACCCATTGCATTACACAAAATAGACACGGGTACGGGCGACATGGTAATCTTTGACCCAGAGGAGACAAAATCCATTGTCTATTTGAGAGCTGTCTTGTATGAGACTCTCAGATTGTACCCACCGGCCCCTTTCGAGCGCAAGACAATGGTTGCCGATAATATCATGCCGAGTGGTCATGAGGTGCATGCCGGCGAAACCATCCTTATTTCACTCCACTCCATGGGGAGGATGGAGGACATATGGGGCAAGGACTGTCACGACTACAACCCGCATAGGTGGCTCTTGGAGGGTAGCAACAAGCTGAGGTATGAACCATCTCACAAATTCTTGTCTTTCAACTCGGGTCCGAGGATTTGCCCTGGGAAGGAAATCGCTGTTATCCAAATGAGAACCATCGTTGCCACGGTGGTATGGAACTTTGACTTGGAGGTGGTGAAAGGACAGAGTATCGAGCCGAAGTTGTCTTGTACACTACAGATGAAAAATGGGCTCATAGTGAAGCTGAAGAAGCGTGAAATATAACACAAGACTCTCTTTATCTTTAAGCGCATTGATTTTATACAacaaggtgtgtgtgtgtgtgtgtgtgtgtgtgtgtgtgtgtgtgtgtgtgtgtgtatgtgtgtgtgtgtgacagAAAGAGAGATAGAGTAATTATATACTCGAAGATGTATGAGCTATTCAGCTCCCTCTAATATATATACAGATGAATATATTGTACCTCGTTATCAATTTTAATATACCTCATTATTAGTTACAACATAACCCAAAGTGCGTTATGTCAAAAATTCATTTGGGTTCATATATATCTACAGATAGAGCTTCTGATCTATCTGAGAGAACATACTTTAtttatattactccctccgtttctatttagtctgcatataaggtttggtcaaagtcaagctttgtaaagtttgagtaactttatattaaaaaatataaacattgacaatatgaaatcaatattatcaaATGCACCACAAAATGTATTTTCATGCTATATAGTTTTAATATTGTAGATGttcatttttttatataaatttggtcaaattttgtgtagtttgactttgaccaaatcttatatgcatgcggagtaaaaagaaacggagggagtgcTGCTCAGATGTGAAGTGCAATATGGAAGGCTGAATTTTTGGGTAGGCATGTTTGGTCGTTTCTTTTGGTCATCAAAATACCGTGCTATATTGCCCTTATGTATACCCTGTATAGACGCGGGTTATTGAAGTATTATCAAAACTTTGTAAATCAGTTGCCAGAATTAAGGTAGTCAGTATATTATGCATGTGTTGTCAGTGGTTACACTCAACATGTGCAGTTTTCTAGATTTGAGAATAATTTGTAACATGTGAGTAGTTGTGTCAATGGATATTTTTTTGAAAAGGTGGACATCCCCGCCCTGTGCATCAAAAAGATGCATATATACAGCCATTTTATTTAAACGAAATAAAGTGACACAAGGTCTAAAATCCAGTATAGCTCACAGCAGGAGCAAGACTCgaaaatgaaaatctgaaaataACTTAAAGCCACGACCAGCGAAACATATGACTAGATGGCTAAATACCTATCCCATTAGTGGAcggccatccaaaccggttgtaTATATATCCCGTGCTACCGTCTCTCGCTGATTGCACCCAGTAACCAACAACTCCCTGCAGTCTGTATGAGTGAGTAACGACCACGTACGGATCCAAGCAGTAACtctgaagataacctgcaaaaaattaATAAAGTTCTTTCTATTAAAAATCATATCATTTATGCAGTTCCATATATCCCAGAGTAATGCGCATATTCCTATCCAGATACGTCTCGTGATAATAGGCTCTACCCCAGTTAGCCATGTCCCAAACAACATGTCAATGCTAATTGAAGGGTTAATGTTAAATGCTATATGAATCATGCGCCAGAGGAGCTTGGCTAGGGAGCAGTCAATGAAGAGATGTTGAATTGTTTGATCTTGATCACAAAAACAACATCGAGGACTACCAACCCATCTTCACCTCAGAAAATTATCCGTCGTAAGAATCACCTCCTTATGGACAAACCACATGAAAATCTTGATTCTCAGCGGAACTTTAATTTTCCATATATGCATTGTTCTCGGGATTGGGACAAAATTAAGTAAATCCAGGTACATAGATTTCAATATAAATATACCGTTCTTAGTTAAATTCCATTGAAACGCGTCTGGCTGGTCCAAAAGTTGAACATCCATCAGCCTTCATACCAAATGTAACCAGGAAGTCCAGCGTTCCCCCATAAGGGATCTCCTGAATGGAATATTCAATGGAGACGACTTTAATACTATAGAAATGTAAGCCTCCTTACATTGTATAATATTATATAACATAGGATACTGAAGTGCTAGGGGCAGATCTCGTAGCCAGGTATCCTCCCGAAATCTGGTAGTTCTGCCGTCTCCAACAATAATTTTTACTCTACGAAAGAAGGTGTCTTTCTTTCTCATTAGCCCCTTCCAGAACAGCGAGTCATTAGGTCTTACGGTTACCTGGGCTAGGGATTTAGTCTGGAGGTATTTGTTACGAAGGATCTGTGCCCACATACCCTCAAACTTGGTAAGCAACCTATAAAGCCATTTGCTAAGTAGGCATTTATTTTTAATTTCCAAATTCTCAATCCCTAGACCTCCTTGGTCTTTGGGACTGCAAATGGTATCCCACCTGGTTAATCTATACTCTGTCTTAACCTCATCACTTCGCCAGAAGAAATGAAATCGATAGAAATCTAACCTTTTAAGTACCCCTAGAGGCACTTCAAAGAAAGATAGAAGGAACATAGACATACTTGTAACAACAAATTTATTAACACGAGCCTACCTCCATAAGACATAAGGTTGCCCTTCCAGCAGCTTAGTTTTTTTTTTGAATCGATCCTCAAGACATTTTAATTCTTTGTTGTAAAGTATTCGATGGTGAATTGGAATCCCTAGGTAATGAAATGGCAAAGAGCCTACTTCAGAAATGAACAATTGTCTATGGGCATCTTGTTCCTCTTTAGCTCACCCAAAGCAGAACAGTTCACTCTTGTGAAAATCAATTTTTAGACCTGACAATTGTTCGAAGAGGCAAAGGACCAGTTTCATATTTCTAGCCTTTGCAAGGTCATGTTTCATGAACATGATAGTGTTTTCCGTGTATTGTAAAATGGATATGCCCCCATCAACTAGATGAGCGATGAGACCACCTACCTGGCCATTATCCTTGGCCCTACCTATCAGGACTGCCAACATGTCTACCACAATGTTGAACAAGACCGGGGATATTAAATCCCCTTGTCTTAAGCCTTTATAGGTCTGGAAATAATTACCAGTGTCATCATTCACTTTGATCCCCATGCTATCTTTTTGGATAAAAGAGTCAACATGTCTCCGCCAGGATTCGGCAAACCCCTTCATACGCATAGCCTGTTGGAGAAAGGGCCATTTGACCTTATCATAACCTTTTTCAAAATCCACCTTTATAGTTGTGAGCCTGAGCGCATAATGGCTAATTCTACACTCCGGCAGGACTTAAACGCACCACCTGGCCGAACAAACTAATCATTATTCAACTCCTGGTAAACTCCCTTGCAAAATAAAGTGATGGTATTAAATTCATTACCGGCTGCATGCATCAAACCTCCGCGTCGCGTCGTACTATCTATTCACCAAACCTCTCCTGGTAAATTCCCTTGCAAACCATAGTAACAAAATTAAATTCGTTACTGCACTACACATCCCCATCCATTCCGGTACTAGCTATTCTCCTTAATACCTTCTAGTAAAATACAGTGGAAACACAGTAACAGAGTTAACATCATTACGGACAACCTGCACTAGTATTCCGTCACGCACTAACATAATTAAAATGGTTACCACTGCATGCACCAATCCTTCGCCGCGCATGCATGAATCCCCGCAGCCCCTAATTCTACAATTACCGgatgcatgcatgaatccccgcAGCCCCTAATTCTACTAGTAAATTTCCTAGTACATCCTTACCAGATGCATGCTAGTACTGGTACTGCCTACTCTTTGTAAAATCATCAATGATTAGGAAGAAGATGAAATTGGCATGTCGTATCGTAAAAGGGTGTACAGACTGATAAAACTTTATTAGGTCCTTTTACAAGAATAAATTGATCTTTCTATGTATTGCTCAAATTTTACTATAAAATTATTGTATTACTACATATTGCTTAATTTGTGTGTTTACACTAGGGGAGGTTTGTATGGCGTGCGTTGGTTGTGCTGGACTGCTGGCTAGAATCGTAACATTCGCGTGAAGTTGGTTCGAATGGCTGCCTGATTAGCGCGTGAAGTTGGAGCGTAGAATAAGAGTAATGCGCCCAGGCTCATGCAGATGAACTCATCAGGCTAACTGCAAGGCCACCCTCGGCAGATGCAAGAGCAATGTCACCCTCGGCGAGGGCACTCGAAGAGCGATCTCGTCAACAACCACAAGTACTCATCTGCATTTTTCTGATGGTCTGTTTAATTTAATCCTCCTACTAACAAGCAATTGTTTGGTTTTTAGAGTCTTATGCCTTTTTTTATAATAACTAGCACAGCGGCCCGCACCACTGCAGCGGCAATATCTTTAATTATTTTAAAGTTTAGATTATGCCTTATGAAATGATGACCCTGAAAAAAATGCTATTACAgttttttttcttccttttctaTCATAATATAGCATTCTAATTTCAGAAGAAATAGAACATGTCATCAATCATCAATCAGTAATTTTGAAGTGAACTACATATGGACTTGCACGTAACTTTGATTTTTTTACATCTTATGTCGATTTCTCTTTTATATATGTGTTTTGATTATTAAATTAATTCTAGGCTACCTCTGAATTGGCCGTAGCTTCGTCATGTGTTGTGACAAAATTTATGTCAATAACATTGGATAACAAATACACTGCGGCCGGCCAATTTCATTTCCACTGCACACTTCCTATGTGTATAGTGGTGCATCTTGTTGTTTTCTTTTCTCTTCTCTTCAATTTGATAACGTAAATTACGTATGGTCTAAATTCATGATTTGTCTAGATGATAAATATTCATGTGGGGAGTCTCCCCCCCTTGCCCTATACGTGCTTAGGACGCGATAGGGGCGTGACATTGCCACCTCCCCGCAACGTTGATGCGGCCGCCGTTCCGCTACACGCTTGAGGGGCCCAAGACTGTGAGGGGGGCGTGAGCGGACTCTAGGGATGAGTGAGGCACCTATTGTTTGTCACTCTCCAACTATCCATTTAGTTATGTATCTCTCTTTCTCCATCCATCCATTTAGTTAGgtatctctctctctcaaaaACACACTTCACTATTGTACAACTACATATATTGTACCTCTATCAGAGTCAATATACAGAGAAGCAGTTGTGCCAGCTAGCATAACAAGCAGATGGACAACTACACATGAGAATTGTTTATATACAGGTTCAAACTATTTCAGTTTTATTGCCAATCGGCATGAAAGCCGGAACCAACGCACAAGAAAACAAAGGATGATTGAGACATGTAGTGGAGTGTTGGAGTATAATGTACGTCCCTCTCCCACGTTTGTACTTTTGATTGAGTTGACTGGTGCATGAATTATATATGGTATCCGATGCAAAAAATCTTGAGTTCAAGACACTACAATGCAAGATTAAAAAATGATT encodes:
- the LOC125553465 gene encoding noroxomaritidine synthase 2-like, which translates into the protein MSISFSQELLIPTVLVLLVSLCLYFRSSSRSKNRSVLPIDWPIVHMLPAFIANLHNLCDYCAASLAESGHNFRIHLPQAHMFLTCDPVNIRHIFTTNHTNFPKGVEFAAIFDIMAGSFFTIDGEPYHRQRVKFHSVLGNPRLVASMVACCHDKMENGLLPLFTQMASTGTPFDMQEVVSRFMFDLAATSLFGVDTSLLSLDMPPMDVAIAMDMVMEVALFRHILPASCWKAMRWLNIGPERKLDAAHTVLRGFVTDMIKKKINRGCIGNEEEQESADILSAYINDPDYADVELLHAMLLAFMLAGKDTIGVTLIWTFYKLAQNPKIASIIRSELSPIALHKIDTGTGDMVIFDPEETKSIVYLRAVLYETLRLYPPAPFERKTMVADNIMPSGHEVHAGETILISLHSMGRMEDIWGKDCHDYNPHRWLLEGSNKLRYEPSHKFLSFNSGPRICPGKEIAVIQMRTIVATVVWNFDLEVVKGQSIEPKLSCTLQMKNGLIVKLKKREI